GGGCCGGCCAACCACCTGGCGCCGGGGACGGTGGAGGACCTGGAGGCGGCACTAGTGCCCTACGCCGGGACCCTGATCGTCGTCAGCCACGACCGCCGGCTCCGGTCCGTGTTCTCCGCGATCCCGGCCGCGCGCCGTCCCGCCGCGGCGGGTGCCTCCTCGGCGGGTCGCCTGACCGATGGGTGCGGCCGCAGAGCATCCTGCGCCTACGCGCCCTCGCGCTCCCCGCGAGACGTCTTCACGGTGTCCGTACCAGCATGGCGGTCAGAGCCAGGCCCAGGAGGGCGACGTACCCCCAGGCGTGGAGGTGATCCGCGATGCGCGGGGGCCTTCGGCGCAGGAGCACGACGACCGGGAGGGCTCCGAGGAGGAGCAGGCCGGCCGCGCCGAGGTCGACGGAGCCGACGGCCGGCACCCCCGTCCCGGTGTCCGTCCCGTGGGTGGTGGTGAGGAAGACCACGCATGCCGGGGCGCTGATGGCGGCGGTGAGGGGGTTGGCCAGTGCCGCCGCGGTGCCCATCGGGAGTCCCGAACGCCGCAACAGCGGTACGGTCATGACACTCCCTCCGACGCCGAGGAGCGAGGCGACCGCGCCGATGGGCATCCCGAGCGCGGCGGGTATCGCGAACGACCGGTGCCCGGCGGCGGCGTCGGCAGCGGTCTCCGGGCGCAGGAACCCCGGGCGGGCGAGCACGTCGACGACGGTGACCGTCAGATAGGCCACGAACCCCCAGTGGATCAGCACGGCCGGCGCGAAGGCCGCGGCGAACGCGCCGCAGGATCCCCCGGCCCCGAGCAGGAGCAGCAGCGGGGCGGTACCCCGCAGGCGGCGCAGGACCGGCCGGGGCGTGGCCGCGGTGGCCACCACCGCGCCCGTGACCATCACCAGCGACGAGGTCGCCACCGCGACGGTCGCCGCTGCTGTACCCGCGGCGGCGTCCACCCAGATGATGACGGGGACGGTGACGAAGCCTCCTCCGAAACCGAACAGCACGGTGGTCAACCCGGTCAGGACCCCGATGACGACAAGAACGAGAGCACTCATGGGCCCAGTCCAGTCGAGACTCCGTGCGCCGACGATCGACTGACGGTCCGCTTCTTTCGAGTTTCGGCCATAGGCTCCTTCCATGCGCAACGTGCCCCTCGCGCGCGTCGACCACCTCCCAGCCGAGGTGCTGCCGAT
This is a stretch of genomic DNA from Streptomyces sp. NBC_00091. It encodes these proteins:
- a CDS encoding sulfite exporter TauE/SafE family protein yields the protein MSALVLVVIGVLTGLTTVLFGFGGGFVTVPVIIWVDAAAGTAAATVAVATSSLVMVTGAVVATAATPRPVLRRLRGTAPLLLLLGAGGSCGAFAAAFAPAVLIHWGFVAYLTVTVVDVLARPGFLRPETAADAAAGHRSFAIPAALGMPIGAVASLLGVGGSVMTVPLLRRSGLPMGTAAALANPLTAAISAPACVVFLTTTHGTDTGTGVPAVGSVDLGAAGLLLLGALPVVVLLRRRPPRIADHLHAWGYVALLGLALTAMLVRTP